In one Saccharibacillus brassicae genomic region, the following are encoded:
- the cysK gene encoding cysteine synthase A: MTHPFEVQNSGTRGRIGPGSAHPRVVDSIVDLIGRTPLVRLGRTAPANAADIYVKLEYFNPSGSVKDRAARGLIEAAEQAGRLGPGSTLIEPTSGNTGIGLAMIAAARGYRVILIMPDNMSRERINLLKAYGAEVVLTPSAERMPGAIAKALELQRSIPGSYIPQQFENPANPNAHRGTTALEILEQTEGVLDAFVATAGTGGTITGTGETLRAALPDLHIAVVEPEGSPVLSGGVPGPHKLVGTSPGFVPAILNTGVYDEIIRIQDDEALGTMRDLARLEGMLLGPSSGASVHAAMRIAMRLGPGKKVVCIAPDTGERYLSMGLFD; this comes from the coding sequence ATGACCCATCCTTTTGAAGTCCAGAATAGCGGCACACGCGGCCGGATCGGCCCCGGCAGCGCACATCCGCGCGTGGTCGACAGCATCGTCGACCTGATCGGCCGTACGCCGCTGGTGCGTCTCGGCCGGACGGCTCCGGCGAACGCGGCGGATATTTACGTGAAGCTGGAATATTTCAATCCGTCGGGCAGCGTCAAAGACCGCGCCGCGCGCGGCTTGATCGAAGCGGCGGAGCAAGCCGGTCGGCTCGGCCCCGGCAGCACGCTGATCGAGCCGACGAGCGGCAATACCGGCATCGGTCTGGCGATGATCGCCGCGGCCCGCGGCTATCGCGTGATCCTGATCATGCCGGACAATATGTCGCGCGAGCGGATCAACCTGCTCAAAGCGTACGGAGCCGAAGTGGTGCTGACGCCGAGCGCCGAGCGGATGCCCGGCGCGATCGCCAAAGCGCTTGAGCTGCAGCGTTCGATTCCCGGCAGCTATATCCCGCAGCAGTTCGAAAATCCGGCCAATCCGAACGCGCACCGGGGAACGACCGCGCTGGAAATTCTGGAACAGACCGAAGGAGTTCTGGACGCGTTCGTCGCAACGGCGGGAACGGGAGGGACGATCACCGGCACGGGAGAGACGCTGCGCGCCGCGCTGCCGGACCTGCATATCGCGGTGGTCGAACCGGAAGGCTCGCCTGTTCTGTCCGGCGGCGTACCGGGTCCGCACAAGCTGGTCGGGACGAGTCCCGGCTTCGTTCCTGCGATCCTGAACACCGGCGTGTACGACGAGATTATCCGTATTCAGGACGACGAGGCGCTGGGCACGATGCGCGACCTGGCCCGGCTCGAAGGCATGCTGCTCGGTCCGTCGTCCGGCGCTTCGGTCCACGCGGCCATGCGGATCGCCATGCGGCTAGGTCCGGGCAAAAAAGTCGTCTGCATCGCGCCGGATACCGGCGAGCGCTATTTGAGCATGGGCCTATTCGATTAG
- a CDS encoding DinB family protein: MEQQKLHISALPGYPEEIGRQLWMMEDVRRELLQKLQGTTQEELDAELEGNPSTVGSLLYHIAEVETSWLHFDLLQQDRLDPELESWFPRGARNEFGEIHSPAGESLEHHLNRLAAVRSDFLHKFRSVDLRDWRTFRSLPDEYDVTPEWIVYHLIEHEAHHRGQIFRILGTLRRRGAQTE, encoded by the coding sequence ATGGAACAGCAAAAGCTGCATATTTCCGCACTGCCCGGCTATCCGGAAGAAATCGGGCGCCAGCTGTGGATGATGGAAGACGTCCGCCGCGAGCTGCTGCAAAAATTGCAGGGCACCACGCAGGAAGAACTCGACGCGGAGCTTGAAGGCAATCCGTCGACGGTCGGTTCGCTGCTGTACCATATCGCGGAAGTGGAGACGAGCTGGCTGCATTTCGACCTGCTGCAGCAGGATCGGCTGGACCCGGAACTGGAGTCCTGGTTTCCGCGGGGCGCACGCAACGAATTCGGAGAAATCCATTCGCCCGCGGGCGAAAGTCTGGAGCATCACCTGAATCGGCTGGCCGCGGTCCGAAGCGATTTTCTGCATAAGTTCCGTTCGGTCGATCTGCGCGACTGGCGGACGTTCCGCAGCCTGCCGGACGAATATGACGTAACGCCGGAGTGGATCGTGTACCATCTGATTGAACACGAAGCCCATCACCGCGGACAAATTTTCCGCATTCTCGGTACGCTGCGCAGACGCGGCGCCCAGACCGAATAG